One genomic window of Elaeis guineensis isolate ETL-2024a chromosome 2, EG11, whole genome shotgun sequence includes the following:
- the LOC105056894 gene encoding uncharacterized protein, which produces MAASSSSSSSAAKSLFQSLKRFFKAPWEITGPCADPEYRTALPKATEYRRFSPATAPAKVCVPTSEPETVFDIKYYTRDRRRDRPPVHRTVLKKADVEKMMAEKTFGATDFPPVYLTERVQEDENTRGGGYQK; this is translated from the coding sequence atggctgcctcctcctcctcctcctcttctgctGCCAAATCCCTCTTCCAGTCCCTTAAGAGGTTCTTCAAGGCGCCCTGGGAGATCACCGGCCCCTGCGCCGATCCCGAGTACCGGACCGCCCTCCCCAAAGCCACCGAGTATCGCCGCTTCTCCCCCGCCACCGCCCCGGCCAAGGTCTGCGTCCCCACCTCGGAACCCGAGACCGTCTTCGACATCAAGTACTACACCCGCGACCGCCGCCGTGACCGGCCACCCGTCCATCGCACCGTGCTGAAGAAGGCCGACGTCGAGAAGATGATGGCCGAGAAGACCTTCGGCGCCACCGACTTCCCGCCAGTGTACCTTACCGAGCGGGTCCAGGAGGACGAGAACACCAGGGGAGGCGGGTACCAGAAATAG